One Thermincola ferriacetica DNA segment encodes these proteins:
- a CDS encoding reverse transcriptase-like protein encodes MADLTIYLCGTVSRKTNTAGIGMVACTDKTTTLMEKGEYVGQTSLNEAGYLALNKALERAVNWNFGSVDIYTDNELMFKQLKGVFDVRDKKLKMLHERACSLLEENPLVNLYLIDRETNKQAYELAKAAANLEENIHTVSVEPDRESPLTWKVIAFTPKLMLVEFNYPKGLILPLHKHLHEQTSYLVKGKLKYAIAGRDIILTKGTGLAITGQVEHQVEALADSREIVSYYPMRFDLLPKKEDNNNANSGAQVQTTLFG; translated from the coding sequence ATGGCGGATTTAACTATATACCTCTGCGGAACTGTCAGTAGAAAAACAAATACTGCCGGTATTGGGATGGTAGCGTGTACGGATAAAACCACTACTTTAATGGAAAAAGGCGAATATGTGGGCCAGACTTCCCTTAATGAAGCAGGTTACCTGGCGCTGAATAAAGCGCTGGAAAGAGCGGTAAATTGGAATTTCGGTTCCGTTGATATATACACCGATAACGAGCTCATGTTTAAACAGTTAAAGGGTGTTTTTGATGTAAGGGATAAAAAGCTCAAAATGCTACATGAACGGGCCTGCAGCCTTTTGGAAGAAAATCCTCTGGTCAACCTTTATTTAATAGATCGGGAAACTAATAAACAGGCCTACGAATTGGCTAAAGCAGCCGCTAACCTTGAAGAAAACATTCACACTGTTTCCGTTGAACCTGACCGGGAAAGCCCCCTTACCTGGAAAGTAATTGCCTTTACTCCCAAACTGATGTTGGTAGAGTTTAATTATCCTAAAGGCTTAATTTTACCTCTTCATAAGCACCTTCATGAACAAACCAGTTACCTGGTAAAAGGCAAGCTTAAATATGCTATTGCCGGTCGGGATATCATATTGACCAAAGGAACGGGACTGGCCATCACAGGTCAGGTTGAACACCAAGTTGAAGCGCTGGCTGATTCTCGGGAGATAGTGTCTTATTATCCCATGCGCTTCGATTTGTTGCCTAAAAAAGAAGATAATAACAATGCCAATTCTGGAGCCCAGGTCCAAACCACGTTATTTGGGTAA
- a CDS encoding zinc ribbon domain-containing protein, with protein MKEYLKLLWDLQNLESQLNELGRPLKSGTAKLKQLKTELVEFKQIYEQKKNKFEQIKKKNWAREHEVESLKEKLAATNFLLYSDKVSSPKELKQAQHKVEQIEKQIAALEDEIIDNLEKMEGIENELSSVKQEIEAGIKEFKILCTAFQREKDSREAEVSRISDDIEKLKESIGPEILRWFTEMREKFPDKKPVALIQHDTCTGCNMVLSIETVKRLKNQENSEDIFCENCGRILFTL; from the coding sequence ATGAAAGAATACCTTAAGTTGTTATGGGATTTACAAAACCTGGAGAGCCAATTAAATGAATTGGGAAGACCGCTAAAGTCCGGCACAGCAAAACTGAAGCAGTTAAAAACCGAATTGGTAGAATTTAAACAGATATATGAACAAAAAAAGAATAAATTTGAACAAATAAAAAAGAAAAATTGGGCTAGGGAACACGAGGTAGAGTCTTTGAAGGAAAAACTGGCAGCAACCAACTTTCTGCTATACAGCGATAAAGTGTCCTCCCCAAAAGAACTGAAACAGGCTCAGCATAAAGTTGAACAAATAGAAAAACAAATAGCAGCTTTAGAGGATGAAATTATAGACAATCTGGAAAAAATGGAAGGCATTGAGAATGAATTGAGCAGCGTTAAACAGGAGATTGAAGCGGGAATTAAGGAATTTAAAATCTTGTGCACTGCTTTTCAGCGGGAAAAGGATAGCCGGGAGGCGGAAGTTAGCCGGATAAGCGATGATATCGAAAAACTAAAGGAAAGTATTGGGCCCGAAATATTGCGGTGGTTTACCGAGATGCGGGAAAAGTTTCCTGATAAAAAACCTGTGGCTTTAATTCAACATGATACTTGTACCGGGTGCAACATGGTCTTGTCCATCGAAACAGTTAAAAGACTTAAAAACCAAGAGAATTCTGAGGATATCTTTTGTGAGAATTGCGGACGGATTTTATTTACTCTTTAG
- a CDS encoding Nif3-like dinuclear metal center hexameric protein, with protein sequence MSVKCQTVINYIEQFAPKHLAEEWDNVGVQVGTTTREVSKVLVTLDVTADVVNEALSMGAEMIVSHHPLIFKPLRNLRFDTSFGALIEKIVLNGLVVYSAHTNLDSAVEGVNAVLAEKLGLQNIEILSPDKEEELVKLVVFIPAGHEDAVREAVTKAGAGWIGNYSDCTFQVDGIGTFKPLAGSDPFIGAVGQLEKVEEKRLETILPKQNLNSVLKAMLKAHPYEEVAYDVYPLFNRGKVFGLGRMGVLNEETTLGRFADRVKKTLNVQTVKVVGDLAKTVKRVAVCGGSGASLLHKAFFAGADVLVTGDVKYHEALEAKEMDLHLIDAGHNGTEIVILDQLAAFLKERLVKDGVEIYVSQVNTDPFTFL encoded by the coding sequence ATGTCTGTTAAATGCCAAACCGTTATAAATTACATAGAACAGTTTGCTCCTAAACACCTGGCCGAAGAATGGGATAATGTGGGTGTGCAGGTTGGGACGACCACAAGGGAGGTTTCCAAAGTATTAGTGACTCTGGATGTTACGGCTGATGTTGTCAACGAAGCTTTAAGTATGGGGGCGGAAATGATTGTTTCGCATCACCCGCTCATTTTTAAGCCTTTAAGGAATTTGCGTTTTGACACTTCCTTTGGTGCATTGATTGAAAAGATTGTTTTGAACGGATTAGTTGTTTATTCAGCCCATACCAATCTGGACAGCGCTGTGGAAGGGGTAAATGCGGTTCTGGCGGAAAAACTTGGTTTACAAAATATAGAAATCCTAAGCCCGGACAAGGAGGAAGAGCTTGTTAAACTTGTTGTTTTTATTCCCGCAGGGCATGAGGATGCCGTCAGGGAAGCCGTTACCAAAGCCGGAGCAGGGTGGATTGGCAATTACTCGGATTGTACTTTTCAGGTTGACGGGATAGGTACTTTTAAACCTTTGGCAGGGTCCGACCCATTCATTGGAGCGGTAGGACAGCTTGAAAAGGTAGAGGAAAAGCGTTTGGAGACGATTCTACCCAAGCAGAATTTAAACAGCGTTTTGAAAGCAATGTTAAAAGCCCATCCATACGAAGAAGTTGCTTATGATGTGTATCCTCTTTTCAACAGGGGCAAGGTTTTTGGCCTGGGCAGAATGGGAGTTCTAAACGAGGAGACCACTTTGGGCAGGTTTGCCGACAGGGTTAAGAAAACGCTTAATGTGCAGACTGTTAAGGTTGTAGGCGATTTGGCAAAAACAGTTAAAAGAGTGGCGGTTTGCGGTGGGAGTGGAGCCAGCCTTTTGCATAAGGCTTTTTTTGCCGGCGCCGATGTATTGGTAACGGGCGACGTGAAATACCATGAAGCCTTAGAAGCAAAAGAAATGGACCTGCATTTAATAGACGCCGGTCATAACGGGACGGAGATTGTCATATTGGACCAACTGGCGGCATTTTTAAAAGAGCGCCTGGTAAAAGACGGTGTGGAAATTTATGTATCTCAAGTTAACACAGACCCTTTTACGTTTTTATGA
- a CDS encoding tRNA (adenine(22)-N(1))-methyltransferase: protein MNLSKRLLALASFIDIGDRLADIGTDHGYLPIFLANRGNNYIVAADLNKGPYETALKNVQKMGLSRKIDVRLGDGLSVLKPGEVDTAIIAGMGGATIVDILNGQPLIVQGLKKLVLQPMTDEDILRKWLMTNGWVIDDEELVQEDDKIYTVIMARRGAGFRLKEEEILYGPVLLARKHPLLKEKLEKELEHRKRIMAQIKRQGSIQAREQSEKMSAEIKRLEEVLECLLNAKPL from the coding sequence ATGAATTTATCAAAAAGATTATTGGCGCTGGCTTCATTTATCGATATCGGCGACAGATTAGCTGATATTGGAACAGACCACGGTTATTTACCCATATTTCTTGCCAACAGGGGCAATAACTATATCGTTGCTGCTGATCTGAACAAAGGTCCCTATGAAACAGCTTTAAAAAACGTACAAAAGATGGGACTGAGTAGAAAAATAGATGTGCGGTTGGGTGACGGCTTATCAGTTTTAAAACCGGGCGAAGTAGATACTGCAATTATAGCCGGCATGGGAGGGGCTACCATTGTGGATATTTTAAATGGCCAACCATTGATTGTGCAAGGACTCAAAAAGCTGGTTTTACAGCCCATGACTGATGAAGATATCCTGCGAAAGTGGCTAATGACCAATGGGTGGGTAATTGACGACGAAGAACTGGTACAGGAAGATGATAAAATATATACCGTTATTATGGCCAGGAGAGGCGCCGGGTTTCGGCTGAAGGAAGAGGAAATTTTGTATGGCCCTGTGCTCTTGGCCAGGAAACACCCGCTGCTGAAAGAGAAACTGGAAAAGGAATTGGAGCACCGTAAGCGCATCATGGCTCAGATTAAACGGCAGGGTTCTATTCAGGCCCGGGAGCAATCAGAGAAAATGTCGGCAGAGATAAAAAGGCTGGAAGAGGTGTTAGAATGTCTGTTAAATGCCAAACCGTTATAA
- the rpoD gene encoding RNA polymerase sigma factor RpoD: MSKDIIQVEGVQELIENGKKRGILTYTEIMNTLQSVDLNPEQIDEIYEKLANMGIDVVPEVPDLEPLDSEAIEADAEEAEIEVDLTVPDGIGIDDPVRMYLKEIGRVPLLTAEEEVELAKRMESGDEEAKRRLAEANLRLVVSIAKRYVGRGLLFLDLIQEGNLGLIKAVEKFDYRKGYKFSTYATWWIRQAITRAIADQARTIRIPVHMVETINKLIRVSRQLLQELGREPTPEEIAAEMDIPVDRVREIMKIAQEPVSLETPIGEEEDSHLGDFIEDQDAPAPAEAASFILLREQLEEVLETLTPREEKVLRLRFGLDDGRSRTLEEVGQEFGVTRERIRQIEAKALRKLRHPSRSKKLKDFLE; this comes from the coding sequence ATGTCCAAGGATATTATACAAGTTGAAGGGGTACAAGAATTAATTGAAAATGGAAAGAAAAGGGGTATTTTAACCTACACCGAGATTATGAACACTTTGCAGAGTGTGGACCTGAACCCCGAACAGATAGATGAAATCTATGAAAAGTTAGCCAATATGGGAATAGATGTGGTTCCTGAAGTACCTGACCTGGAGCCCTTGGATAGTGAGGCTATCGAAGCTGACGCTGAAGAGGCCGAAATTGAAGTGGATTTAACTGTACCCGACGGTATTGGTATAGATGACCCTGTCCGTATGTACCTTAAGGAAATAGGGCGAGTTCCGCTGTTGACCGCTGAAGAAGAAGTTGAACTGGCTAAGAGAATGGAGTCAGGAGATGAGGAAGCTAAACGGCGGCTGGCTGAAGCGAATTTGCGTTTGGTGGTAAGTATTGCCAAGAGGTATGTTGGCAGAGGATTGTTATTCCTGGACCTAATTCAGGAAGGTAACCTGGGTTTGATTAAGGCCGTAGAAAAGTTTGATTACCGTAAGGGTTATAAATTCAGTACCTATGCCACCTGGTGGATCAGACAGGCAATTACCAGGGCCATCGCGGACCAGGCCAGAACTATACGAATTCCTGTGCATATGGTGGAGACTATTAATAAGTTAATCCGGGTTTCCAGGCAATTACTGCAAGAGCTTGGGCGCGAACCAACTCCTGAGGAAATTGCGGCTGAAATGGATATCCCGGTGGACAGGGTGAGGGAGATTATGAAGATTGCCCAGGAACCTGTCTCATTGGAGACTCCTATCGGCGAAGAGGAGGATTCCCATCTTGGTGATTTCATAGAAGACCAGGATGCGCCCGCTCCGGCAGAAGCAGCTTCCTTTATATTGCTGCGTGAACAACTGGAAGAGGTATTGGAGACCCTTACTCCAAGAGAGGAAAAAGTCCTGCGGTTGAGGTTTGGCCTTGATGACGGAAGGTCCAGGACTTTGGAGGAAGTAGGCCAGGAATTTGGGGTAACCAGAGAGCGTATCAGGCAGATAGAAGCGAAGGCTTTAAGAAAATTAAGACACCCCAGCAGAAGTAAAAAATTAAAGGACTTTTTAGAATAG
- the dnaG gene encoding DNA primase, with translation MGFIPDDIVDEIRQRNDIYTIVSEYLRLKKQGRNYVGLCPFHNEKTPSFTVNPEKQMYYCFGCGAGGNVISFIMQIENLNFPEAAKFLADKAGIVIPEGKNSAAAQKLRQREKAYRLNELVKNFYHYILLNHDIAAGAREYLLKRGIDRATIEKFQLGFAPPGWDSLLGFLQKRGYSPDYLEAQGLVTKRSTGTGYYDRFRNRVMFPIWDHKNNVIGFGGRVLDDSLPKYLNSPETSVFNKSKNLYGINFAIPAIREQEHVVIVEGYMDVITCHQYGVSNVVASLGTAMTREQGKILARYAPNVYIAYDADTAGVAATLRGLEILQDTGCRVKVVTIPDGKDPDELIRKKGPESFTRLIREGSKSLIEYKLAKGMEKFDCNTIEGKIGIVGELIPNIIRIPSEIEREEQIKLISTTLGISSHSLWGEIKKYQQQFRKNMAKWDKITLERDNNTEFKAPKGTPKVTNPEQVIKKSARRQAEDNLIRLLITHQELYGRVKEELGVNFTDVPEYIVIINYLDEILASGIEFEPAAFIDKVADKELRQKLSALMMQEEPPGDPHSLIADYIKVIKDDDIKCRRETLLKQIEQAEQSKDMELRDKLLMEFSKLI, from the coding sequence TTGGGTTTTATCCCCGATGATATAGTAGATGAAATAAGGCAAAGGAATGACATTTATACAATAGTATCCGAATACCTGCGTTTGAAAAAACAGGGCAGGAATTATGTGGGGTTGTGCCCGTTTCATAATGAAAAAACTCCTTCCTTTACAGTGAACCCTGAAAAGCAGATGTATTACTGTTTTGGCTGTGGGGCAGGAGGGAATGTAATCTCCTTTATTATGCAGATAGAAAACCTGAACTTTCCTGAGGCTGCTAAGTTTCTGGCCGATAAAGCGGGTATAGTTATTCCTGAGGGTAAAAATTCCGCTGCGGCACAGAAACTCAGGCAGAGGGAAAAGGCGTACAGGTTAAATGAATTGGTTAAAAACTTTTATCACTATATTTTGCTTAATCATGACATAGCTGCCGGAGCCAGGGAATACCTCCTGAAAAGAGGTATTGACCGGGCTACTATAGAAAAATTTCAACTTGGTTTTGCGCCGCCTGGCTGGGACAGCCTGCTGGGATTTTTGCAAAAAAGGGGATATTCGCCAGATTATTTAGAGGCGCAGGGCCTGGTAACAAAAAGGTCCACCGGGACCGGCTATTATGACCGGTTTCGCAACAGAGTGATGTTCCCAATCTGGGACCACAAAAATAATGTTATTGGTTTCGGAGGGCGGGTTTTGGATGATAGCCTGCCGAAGTATTTGAATTCTCCTGAAACCAGTGTTTTTAACAAAAGTAAAAATTTATACGGGATTAATTTTGCTATTCCGGCTATAAGAGAACAAGAACACGTCGTTATAGTTGAAGGCTACATGGATGTAATTACCTGTCACCAGTATGGGGTTTCAAATGTGGTCGCTTCTCTTGGTACGGCAATGACCAGGGAACAGGGTAAAATTTTGGCCCGCTACGCGCCAAATGTATATATTGCTTATGATGCGGATACAGCCGGGGTAGCAGCTACCCTGCGCGGTTTAGAGATTCTGCAGGACACAGGGTGCCGGGTGAAAGTGGTGACCATCCCGGATGGCAAGGATCCCGATGAATTGATTAGGAAGAAAGGACCGGAAAGTTTTACCCGCTTAATCAGGGAAGGTTCTAAGTCTTTGATTGAATATAAATTGGCCAAAGGTATGGAAAAATTTGATTGTAATACGATTGAAGGGAAAATAGGAATTGTTGGCGAATTAATACCTAATATAATCAGAATTCCCAGCGAAATTGAAAGAGAAGAACAAATAAAGTTAATTTCAACAACTTTAGGCATAAGTTCCCATTCACTTTGGGGAGAAATTAAGAAATATCAGCAGCAATTCAGAAAAAATATGGCCAAATGGGATAAAATTACCTTAGAAAGGGATAATAACACTGAGTTTAAAGCGCCTAAAGGAACCCCCAAGGTAACAAATCCTGAACAGGTAATTAAAAAAAGCGCACGCCGGCAAGCGGAAGACAACCTGATAAGGTTGCTGATTACACATCAGGAGCTTTATGGAAGAGTCAAAGAGGAACTGGGTGTGAATTTCACCGATGTTCCGGAATATATTGTTATTATAAATTATTTGGATGAAATTTTGGCCTCTGGCATTGAATTTGAACCTGCTGCTTTTATTGATAAAGTGGCAGATAAAGAACTAAGGCAGAAACTCTCGGCTTTGATGATGCAGGAGGAACCGCCGGGCGACCCGCACTCCTTAATTGCCGACTATATTAAGGTGATTAAGGATGATGACATAAAATGCCGCCGTGAAACATTATTGAAACAAATTGAGCAGGCGGAACAGTCTAAAGATATGGAACTGCGAGATAAACTTTTAATGGAGTTTTCCAAACTTATATAA
- a CDS encoding YaiI/YqxD family protein: MTSNNTNYPIKILVDADSCPVLSEITNVAKKFNIPVILIASIAHFGREVRPGEDLIYVDNVSQAVDMEILNRVKRNNIVVTGDYGLASLVLAKEARALSPRGYIYSEASMERLLVERHLGVKIRRGGGRTKGPKAFTKSDRQRFCLNLTRLIEGILKEAKTPSLEERGF, from the coding sequence GTGACATCGAATAATACTAATTATCCCATTAAAATACTCGTCGATGCGGACTCTTGCCCAGTGCTTTCAGAAATAACCAATGTTGCAAAAAAATTTAATATTCCGGTTATACTAATTGCGAGTATAGCGCATTTTGGCCGGGAAGTGCGACCTGGGGAAGATTTGATTTATGTTGATAATGTCTCTCAGGCTGTAGATATGGAAATTCTGAACAGGGTAAAGAGAAATAATATTGTAGTCACCGGTGATTACGGGCTGGCCAGTTTGGTCTTGGCCAAAGAGGCCCGGGCTTTAAGCCCAAGAGGATATATTTATTCCGAAGCGAGTATGGAGAGGCTGTTGGTCGAACGCCACCTTGGCGTTAAAATTCGCCGGGGCGGAGGGCGCACGAAGGGTCCGAAAGCCTTTACCAAATCTGATAGGCAAAGGTTTTGCCTTAATTTAACTAGATTAATCGAGGGGATATTAAAAGAAGCAAAAACCCCGTCTCTTGAGGAGAGGGGGTTTTAA
- a CDS encoding deoxyguanosinetriphosphate triphosphohydrolase, which yields MNIRERTEQMEARQLSPYACLSRNSRGRMKPAPECEVRTAFQRDRDRIVHSKAFRRLKHKTQVFIAPEGDHYRTRLTHTLEVAQIARTIAKALRLNEDLTEAIALGHDLGHTAFGHAGEEALNVVMQEHFGMHFKHNEQSLRVVDVLEPMNLTWEVRNGIEHHTGPVTPATLEGAIVKIADRMAYINHDIDDAIRGGIIRLSDLPRDCLKVLGEDHSTRINTMVRDMITASTDQPEIKMSPEVKEAMDKLRSFLFERVYVGSTAKKEEQKAKKVLVSLFMHFVEHPEALPEEWDVLKKSESIVRIACDYVAGMTDRYAIKQYTELFLPDPWIV from the coding sequence ATGAATATCCGGGAGAGAACGGAACAAATGGAAGCACGGCAGCTTTCACCATATGCCTGTTTGTCCAGAAACAGCCGAGGGCGCATGAAACCGGCTCCGGAATGTGAAGTAAGGACGGCATTCCAAAGGGATCGGGATCGCATAGTCCATTCCAAGGCTTTTCGGCGGCTCAAACATAAAACCCAGGTGTTTATAGCGCCGGAAGGAGACCATTACCGAACCCGCCTGACCCATACCCTTGAAGTGGCGCAGATTGCCCGTACTATTGCCAAAGCTCTGCGTTTAAATGAAGACCTGACAGAAGCCATTGCCCTGGGACATGACCTGGGACACACGGCTTTCGGGCATGCCGGCGAAGAGGCTTTAAATGTGGTTATGCAGGAGCATTTTGGCATGCATTTCAAACACAATGAACAGAGCCTCCGGGTGGTTGATGTGCTTGAACCCATGAACCTGACCTGGGAGGTCCGGAACGGCATCGAGCACCATACAGGCCCTGTTACCCCGGCTACCCTGGAAGGCGCTATTGTAAAAATTGCTGACCGGATGGCATATATTAACCATGATATTGATGATGCCATCAGGGGTGGGATCATCAGGTTGAGTGACCTGCCGAGGGATTGTTTAAAGGTTCTTGGCGAAGACCACAGTACGCGTATTAATACTATGGTAAGAGACATGATAACAGCCAGCACAGACCAACCGGAAATAAAAATGAGCCCGGAAGTAAAAGAGGCCATGGACAAACTTCGTTCCTTTCTGTTTGAACGTGTTTATGTGGGTTCTACCGCCAAAAAAGAAGAACAAAAAGCGAAAAAAGTATTGGTAAGCTTGTTTATGCATTTTGTAGAGCATCCGGAAGCCCTTCCTGAAGAATGGGATGTTTTGAAGAAATCCGAATCTATAGTCAGAATTGCCTGTGATTACGTAGCCGGTATGACAGACCGTTATGCCATAAAACAATATACCGAGTTATTTTTACCTGACCCCTGGATAGTTTGA
- a CDS encoding flavodoxin family protein, which translates to MLIIGLNGSPNKEDNTAALLSAALEPAREKGAEIVIIHAAEAMKSATIPFCNCCSNPCGGHCFKDRELGKVYELLGRADGIIIGSPVYFGTVSAQLKGFWDKTRQLRANKKLLNVVGGAVTVGAARFGGQETTVKAIHDMMLVQGMTVVGDGYIEDDAGHHGGCAQRPANADETGLLRARILGRRVYEVAEATKALRQR; encoded by the coding sequence GTGTTAATTATCGGCTTGAACGGCAGCCCGAATAAAGAAGATAATACTGCTGCATTATTAAGTGCCGCCCTGGAACCGGCCAGGGAAAAGGGGGCTGAAATTGTTATCATTCATGCTGCTGAGGCTATGAAGAGTGCGACGATACCTTTTTGCAACTGCTGTTCCAACCCTTGCGGCGGTCACTGTTTTAAGGATCGGGAACTGGGCAAGGTTTATGAACTGCTCGGCCGAGCCGATGGAATAATTATTGGCAGCCCGGTTTACTTCGGTACTGTTTCCGCTCAGTTGAAAGGTTTCTGGGATAAAACGAGGCAACTGCGGGCCAACAAGAAACTGTTAAACGTTGTTGGCGGAGCAGTTACGGTGGGTGCCGCCCGCTTTGGCGGACAGGAAACTACTGTTAAGGCCATTCATGACATGATGCTGGTGCAGGGTATGACGGTAGTCGGCGACGGTTATATTGAAGATGACGCCGGTCACCACGGCGGTTGTGCCCAGCGGCCTGCCAATGCTGATGAAACAGGATTGCTGCGGGCCCGCATTCTTGGCCGGCGGGTTTATGAAGTAGCTGAAGCTACAAAAGCTTTAAGGCAGAGATAA
- the thpR gene encoding RNA 2',3'-cyclic phosphodiesterase: MKRCFLAVPLSGEAKRQLSAVQESIEKVAGPEGFRIKWVERQNLHLTVKFFGDISEQQIGRLKDMIPERLSSVGSFRFKLTKIGGFPNLKNPNVLWTGVCDPGSNLARLHEIIDEIAEEIGLARDTKKYIPHLTLGRLKKQPEKVFHLSPQGTVEGITGLTVHVGEVILYESRLTPAGPVYKSLARFPLSTG; the protein is encoded by the coding sequence TTGAAACGCTGCTTTCTGGCTGTTCCGCTGTCCGGTGAGGCCAAACGGCAGCTTTCCGCTGTGCAGGAATCCATTGAGAAGGTAGCCGGACCAGAGGGTTTTAGAATAAAATGGGTGGAACGACAGAACCTGCATTTGACTGTAAAATTTTTCGGCGATATTTCAGAACAGCAAATCGGCAGGCTTAAAGATATGATTCCCGAAAGGCTGAGCAGTGTAGGAAGTTTTCGGTTTAAGCTCACGAAAATCGGAGGATTTCCAAACTTGAAAAATCCTAATGTTCTGTGGACTGGGGTCTGTGATCCGGGTAGTAACCTGGCCAGATTGCACGAAATTATAGACGAAATCGCCGAGGAAATTGGTTTAGCCCGGGATACCAAGAAATATATTCCCCATCTGACCCTCGGCCGGTTAAAAAAGCAGCCGGAAAAGGTATTTCATTTGTCCCCACAGGGAACGGTGGAAGGGATTACAGGGTTAACAGTCCATGTTGGCGAAGTAATATTGTATGAAAGCCGGCTTACGCCTGCCGGCCCCGTTTATAAAAGTCTTGCAAGGTTTCCATTAAGTACCGGCTAA
- a CDS encoding ATP-binding cassette domain-containing protein: MGTVNKGADIENIIEVNDLHYRYKDDTHALKGISLSVPKGSRTALVGPNGAGKSTLLLHLNAINLPQQGSIKVAGIEVSPATEKEIRNKVGLVFQDPDDQVFAMTAWDDVAFGPLNMGLGRDEVKSRVEDALKLVGMWEFKDKAPHHLSFGQKKRVAIAGVVAMDPEVIILDEPTAYLDPGGQDVLMEILAGFYERGKTILLATHDMDLAAEWADRIIVIKSGRTLAEGGKELLVNKDIVSQANLRLPIVAQIFSRLPEFTPDTLPYTVDEAVKAIRKISQKG, encoded by the coding sequence ATGGGTACGGTAAACAAGGGAGCCGACATAGAAAATATCATAGAAGTAAATGACCTGCATTACCGGTATAAAGATGATACCCACGCCTTAAAAGGAATATCCCTCTCCGTACCAAAGGGTTCACGGACGGCTTTGGTCGGACCCAACGGAGCAGGTAAGTCAACCCTGTTGTTGCACTTGAATGCCATCAACCTGCCTCAGCAGGGAAGCATTAAAGTGGCGGGGATAGAGGTATCACCGGCTACAGAAAAAGAGATCAGGAATAAGGTGGGTTTGGTATTTCAGGACCCTGATGACCAGGTATTTGCTATGACGGCATGGGACGATGTTGCTTTTGGCCCGCTGAATATGGGTTTGGGCCGCGATGAAGTTAAATCCCGGGTAGAGGATGCCCTGAAATTAGTAGGTATGTGGGAATTCAAGGATAAAGCGCCTCACCACCTGAGCTTCGGCCAGAAGAAAAGGGTGGCCATTGCCGGGGTTGTGGCCATGGACCCGGAAGTAATAATTCTCGATGAGCCCACGGCTTATCTGGATCCTGGGGGACAGGACGTGCTTATGGAGATTCTGGCCGGCTTTTATGAGAGGGGTAAAACTATTCTGTTAGCCACTCATGATATGGATCTGGCCGCGGAATGGGCTGACCGGATTATTGTCATCAAATCGGGTAGGACACTGGCCGAAGGAGGTAAAGAACTGCTGGTGAATAAAGATATTGTCTCTCAGGCTAATTTACGCCTACCCATCGTAGCGCAGATTTTCAGCCGGCTGCCGGAATTTACGCCAGATACATTACCTTATACGGTAGATGAGGCGGTAAAAGCGATCAGGAAAATTAGTCAAAAGGGGTGA
- the cbiQ gene encoding cobalt ECF transporter T component CbiQ, whose product MKHFHLDEFAQMDTFFHRIDPRAKTVTTLVFIFLAAGVKTPALLFATAFFWILLLIFAQIPLSYIFSRITWVIPFAGIMILIFPFIKPGETLLHVNLWVVTLTATKEGVREAVMLFGRVLASILAVLFLTLTTRFNYLLKALAELRVPAVFLQLLEFTVRYIFVAMDELKRMRRARKARAFVAGKNIWHLHTLRTLGQLVGSLFIRAYERGERVYLAMLSRGYTGKMKTLHDFRMMPKDFIWTVLVLGAGIVLVILDRRGL is encoded by the coding sequence ATGAAACATTTTCACCTTGACGAATTCGCCCAAATGGATACCTTTTTTCATCGCATTGATCCCAGGGCCAAGACGGTGACCACTCTTGTTTTTATTTTCCTCGCTGCCGGGGTTAAGACGCCGGCCCTTTTGTTCGCGACCGCTTTCTTTTGGATTTTGTTACTGATATTTGCCCAAATACCTTTAAGTTATATTTTCAGCCGAATTACCTGGGTCATACCTTTTGCCGGGATAATGATTTTGATTTTCCCTTTTATTAAGCCGGGAGAGACTTTGCTTCATGTGAACCTCTGGGTGGTAACGTTAACGGCGACGAAAGAGGGAGTCCGGGAAGCTGTTATGCTCTTTGGCCGGGTTTTGGCCTCCATATTGGCCGTGCTTTTTCTGACCTTGACGACAAGGTTCAACTACCTTTTAAAGGCTTTGGCCGAACTGCGGGTTCCGGCTGTTTTTCTACAGCTTCTTGAATTTACCGTCCGCTATATTTTTGTGGCCATGGATGAATTAAAACGTATGCGGCGGGCCCGCAAGGCCAGGGCCTTTGTGGCCGGCAAGAATATCTGGCACCTGCATACGCTGCGCACCCTCGGGCAGTTGGTGGGTTCGCTGTTTATAAGAGCATATGAGAGGGGAGAACGGGTATATCTGGCTATGCTTTCCCGGGGGTATACGGGGAAAATGAAAACACTGCATGATTTTAGGATGATGCCGAAGGATTTTATCTGGACAGTTTTGGTGCTTGGTGCCGGTATTGTTCTCGTTATCCTGGACAGGAGGGGGTTATAG